The following are from one region of the Cystobacter fuscus DSM 2262 genome:
- a CDS encoding AMP-binding protein, which yields MLKAAQHTQGSYAAICRNVLLDLFPLTRDDRMLHAASLLHASGTFVLPFWMRGACSVVLPGFVPNAYLAAVQEHRATAINLVPTMLQMLLDYPELDECDRSSLRRIREIGARLRAGGWGREEGEGS from the coding sequence TTGCTCAAGGCGGCGCAGCACACCCAGGGCAGCTATGCCGCGATCTGCCGCAACGTGCTGCTTGACCTGTTTCCGCTCACGCGCGACGACCGCATGCTGCACGCCGCATCGCTGCTCCACGCGAGTGGCACGTTCGTGCTGCCCTTCTGGATGCGCGGCGCATGCAGCGTGGTGCTGCCGGGCTTCGTGCCAAACGCCTATCTCGCCGCCGTCCAGGAGCACCGTGCTACAGCGATTAACCTGGTGCCGACCATGCTGCAGATGCTGCTCGACTATCCCGAACTCGACGAGTGCGACCGCTCCTCGCTTCGGCGCATAAGAGAAATAGGGGCACGGTTGAGGGCAGGGGGTTGGGGCAGAGAGGAGGGGGAAGGCAGCTGA
- a CDS encoding TldD/PmbA family protein: MKTRTSSAFALLASSVFLTAATPAPDARVSLLDAMEEELQRNQRNLKLQNHEPPYFISYQLKDTEQTSLVARYGSLFLDNTSRYRRMYVDTRVGSYEFDNSGPEEYTYFVGGGRGTSYIVNKEGPLDDSSLALRTALWLATDEKYKASLSQLLKKKGENVYTVEDPKQPPSFSKEKPVRSIQPPVAFPFDHDRWARVARELSARFKEHPEIFDSEVRVTADKVGRYFVSSEGSRILSEEVMYGVHVTAVTRADDGQLLDDSRNYYAPTEAGLPDEKTLEAAATRIVEELKALRKAPVIDPYTGPAILAAEAAGVLFHEAVGHRLEGDRQDGEGEGKTFRGQVGRQVLPTFLSIVDDPTVRALKGEPLNGFYEYDEEGVKGQRTVLVDKGVLRNYLLSRRPVEGFLQSNGHGRSQGTAKPVARMANLIVDSTKQLDDGELKKQLIAEAKRQGKPYGLIIRDITGGNTNTSSYGYQAFKGVPRMVFRVDVKTGEETLVRGVEIVGTPLSAVNRIMATGRKQGVFNGFCGAESGNVPVSTVAPAMLLQEIELQRAEEGKDRPPLLPSPARGGGTTSGAAK; encoded by the coding sequence GTGAAAACCCGAACCTCATCCGCATTCGCGCTGCTCGCCAGCTCCGTCTTCCTCACCGCCGCCACGCCCGCGCCGGACGCGCGCGTGTCTCTGCTGGACGCGATGGAGGAGGAGCTTCAGCGCAACCAGCGCAACCTGAAGCTGCAGAACCACGAGCCGCCGTACTTCATCAGCTACCAGCTCAAGGACACGGAGCAGACGAGCCTCGTCGCCCGCTACGGCTCGCTCTTCCTGGACAACACCTCCCGCTACCGCCGGATGTACGTGGACACGCGCGTGGGCTCGTACGAGTTCGACAACTCGGGCCCCGAGGAATACACGTACTTCGTCGGGGGCGGACGCGGCACGAGCTACATCGTCAACAAGGAAGGGCCGCTGGACGACTCGTCGCTGGCACTGCGCACCGCGCTGTGGCTCGCCACGGACGAGAAGTACAAGGCCTCGCTCTCGCAGCTGCTCAAGAAGAAGGGGGAGAACGTCTACACGGTGGAGGATCCCAAGCAGCCGCCGTCCTTCTCGAAGGAGAAGCCGGTGCGCTCCATCCAGCCGCCGGTGGCCTTCCCCTTCGACCATGATCGCTGGGCGCGCGTGGCGCGCGAGCTGTCGGCGCGCTTCAAGGAGCACCCGGAGATCTTCGACTCGGAGGTGCGGGTGACGGCGGACAAGGTGGGCCGCTACTTCGTGTCCTCCGAGGGCAGCCGCATCCTCTCCGAGGAGGTGATGTATGGCGTGCACGTGACGGCGGTGACTCGCGCCGATGATGGACAGCTGCTGGACGACTCGCGCAACTACTACGCGCCCACCGAGGCGGGGCTGCCGGACGAGAAGACGCTGGAGGCGGCGGCCACGCGCATCGTCGAGGAGCTCAAGGCCCTGCGCAAGGCGCCGGTCATCGATCCGTACACGGGGCCGGCGATCCTCGCGGCCGAGGCGGCGGGGGTGCTCTTCCACGAGGCGGTGGGGCACCGGCTGGAGGGGGACCGGCAGGATGGGGAAGGGGAGGGCAAGACGTTCCGGGGCCAGGTGGGCCGGCAGGTGCTGCCCACGTTCCTGAGCATCGTGGATGACCCGACGGTGCGCGCGCTCAAGGGCGAGCCCCTCAATGGCTTCTACGAGTACGACGAGGAGGGGGTGAAGGGGCAGCGCACGGTGCTGGTGGACAAGGGCGTGCTGCGCAACTACCTGCTGTCGCGTCGGCCGGTGGAGGGCTTCCTGCAGTCCAACGGACACGGCCGCAGCCAGGGGACGGCCAAGCCCGTGGCGCGCATGGCCAACCTCATCGTCGACTCCACGAAGCAACTGGATGACGGGGAGCTCAAGAAGCAGCTCATCGCGGAGGCGAAGCGGCAGGGCAAGCCGTATGGCCTCATCATCCGGGACATCACCGGGGGCAACACCAACACGTCCAGCTATGGCTACCAGGCGTTCAAGGGCGTGCCGCGCATGGTGTTCCGGGTGGATGTGAAGACGGGCGAGGAGACGCTGGTGCGGGGAGTGGAAATCGTGGGCACGCCGCTGTCGGCGGTCAATCGCATCATGGCGACGGGCCGCAAGCAGGGGGTGTTCAACGGCTTCTGTGGCGCGGAGAGCGGCAACGTGCCGGTGTCGACGGTGGCGCCGGCCATGTTGCTGCAGGAGATCGAGCTTCAGCGGGCCGAGGAGGGCAAGGATCGGCCGCCGCTCCTGCCGAGCCCCGCGCGGGGCGGAGGCACCACGAGCGGCGCGGCGAAGTAG
- a CDS encoding SDR family oxidoreductase gives MDGKVVVITGASAGIGAALAQALGARGARVVLAARRESELRQVAARSGSEALAVPADVTLREDVRRVLDAALARFGRVDVWVNNAGRGITRPVSALTDEDFDEMMRVNVKSALYGMQAVLPHFQERGTGHLINVSSMLGRVPHVAERSAYNAAKHALNALTANLRQELRERFPGIHVSAVLPGPVATDFGDNALGGGTDSRAIPGAQRAEEVAAVIQELIERPRGDVYTRPEHVREVLAYYASPDTGAPQDS, from the coding sequence GTGGACGGCAAGGTCGTGGTCATCACGGGCGCGAGCGCGGGCATCGGCGCCGCCCTGGCCCAGGCGCTGGGAGCGCGGGGCGCCCGCGTGGTGCTCGCCGCGCGGCGGGAGTCCGAGTTGCGCCAGGTGGCCGCCCGCTCGGGCTCCGAGGCACTGGCCGTGCCCGCGGATGTCACCCTGCGCGAGGACGTCCGGCGGGTGCTCGACGCGGCGCTCGCCCGCTTCGGGCGCGTGGACGTGTGGGTCAACAACGCCGGGCGCGGCATCACCCGGCCCGTCTCCGCGCTCACCGACGAGGACTTCGACGAGATGATGCGCGTGAACGTCAAGTCGGCGCTCTACGGCATGCAGGCGGTGCTGCCGCACTTCCAGGAGCGCGGCACGGGGCACCTCATCAACGTCTCGTCCATGCTCGGGCGCGTGCCCCACGTGGCCGAGCGCTCCGCCTACAACGCCGCCAAGCATGCCCTCAACGCGCTCACGGCCAACCTGAGGCAGGAGCTGCGCGAGCGCTTCCCCGGCATCCACGTGTCCGCCGTGCTCCCGGGCCCGGTGGCCACCGACTTCGGCGACAACGCGCTCGGAGGAGGAACCGACTCGCGCGCCATTCCCGGGGCCCAGCGCGCCGAGGAGGTCGCCGCCGTCATCCAGGAGCTCATCGAGCGGCCCCGCGGCGACGTGTACACGCGGCCCGAGCACGTCCGGGAGGTGCTCGCGTACTACGCCTCGCCGGACACCGGCGCGCCCCAGGACTCCTGA
- the rpsD gene encoding 30S ribosomal protein S4 has protein sequence MARDTGPRGRVCRRLGVALSNISAKDPDKDPVLRRPYPPGQHGAASRPSVSDYGQRLREKQKLKLFYGLLENQCRRAFLEARRSPGNTGTVLLQQLESRLDMVLLRAGLATSIRQARQFVRHGYVQVDGVRTNIPSFRLRPGNEVRFGPNHRELPVVRNSFERMKGRSVPAHLVVVEDGRGVRYTRVPEREEIPVDVNVPFIVEFYAQRA, from the coding sequence GTGGCACGAGATACGGGACCTCGCGGCAGGGTGTGCCGTCGGCTGGGAGTCGCGCTGTCGAACATCTCCGCGAAGGATCCGGACAAGGATCCGGTGTTGCGTCGGCCGTATCCCCCCGGGCAGCATGGGGCGGCGTCCAGGCCATCGGTGAGCGACTACGGGCAGCGGCTGCGCGAGAAGCAGAAGCTCAAGTTGTTCTACGGCCTGCTGGAGAATCAGTGCCGCCGGGCGTTCCTGGAGGCGCGCCGCTCGCCGGGCAATACGGGCACGGTGTTGCTGCAACAACTGGAGAGCCGTTTGGACATGGTGCTGCTGCGCGCGGGGTTGGCGACGAGCATCCGCCAGGCGCGGCAGTTCGTGCGCCATGGCTACGTCCAGGTGGATGGGGTGCGCACGAACATCCCCAGCTTCCGGTTGCGGCCGGGCAATGAGGTGCGCTTCGGCCCGAACCACCGGGAGCTGCCGGTCGTGCGCAACAGCTTCGAGCGGATGAAGGGCCGGAGCGTTCCGGCCCACCTCGTGGTGGTGGAGGACGGGCGGGGCGTGCGCTACACGCGCGTGCCCGAGCGCGAGGAGATTCCCGTGGACGTCAACGTGCCCTTCATCGTCGAGTTCTACGCGCAGCGCGCGTGA